In Procambarus clarkii isolate CNS0578487 chromosome 5, FALCON_Pclarkii_2.0, whole genome shotgun sequence, the following are encoded in one genomic region:
- the LOC123765434 gene encoding fibrinogen- and Ig-binding protein-like: MGDAASNSSFDQGRRRQEEFRLTEVAARLTQLAALLMQVTARLTQVTARFTQVKARKKQVEADLRQEVADLPQEAADLPQEAADLPQEAAGLPQEAAGLPQEAAGLPQEAAGLPQEAAGLPQEAAVLSQEAAVLSQEAADLRQEVARLTQEGARLTQEVAHLTQEADQLMQEAAGGEQSPASWE, from the coding sequence ATGGGGGACGCTGCCAGCAACAGTTCGTTCGACCAAGGTCGCCGGAGGCAGGAGGAATTTCGCTTGACGGAGGTAGCAGCTCGCTTGACGCAGTTGGCAGCACTCCTGATGCAAGTAACAGCACGCTTGACGCAGGTGACAGCACGCTTCACGCAGGTGAAAGCTCGCAAGAAGCAGGTGGAAGCGGACTTGAGACAAGAAGTAGCGGACTTGCCGCAGGAGGCAGCGGACTTGCCGCAGGAGGCAGCGGACTTGCCGCAGGAGGCAGCGGGCTTGCCGCAGGAGGCAGCGGGCTTGCCGCAGGAGGCAGCGGGCTTGCCGCAGGAGGCAGCGGGCTTGCCGCAGGAGGCAGCGGGCTTGCCGCAGGAGGCAGCCGTCTTGAGTCAGGAGGCAGCCGTCTTGAGTCAGGAGGCAGCCGACTTGAGACAGGAGGTAGCTCGCTTGACGCAAGAGGGAGCTCGCTTGACGCAAGAGGTGGCTCACTTGACGCAAGAGGCAGATCAATTGATGCAAGAGGCAGCTGGCGGGGAGCAGAGTCCAGCTTCGTGGGAGTAG